A genomic window from Struthio camelus isolate bStrCam1 chromosome 2, bStrCam1.hap1, whole genome shotgun sequence includes:
- the RPA3 gene encoding replication protein A 14 kDa subunit — MGDVHDVPRPRIATGHLARYIGQPVCFVGRVEKIHPTGKLFVLSDGEGKHATVELSEPLDEEISGILEVVGRVTSQATIMCMSYVQFREDKSPFDLELYNEALKIIHEFPEYFPFGPTRNN, encoded by the exons ATGGGGGACGTGCACGATGTGCCGCGGCCGCGCATCGCCACCGGCCACCTGGCGCGCTACATCGGGCAGCCCGTCTGCTTCGTGGGCCGCGTGGAGAAG ATTCACCCTACTGGGAAACTTTTTGTCCTTTCGGATGGAGAAGGAAAGCATGCAACTGTGGAGCTGAGCGAACCC CTAGATGAAGAGATCTCAGGAATTCTTGAAGTAGTGGGAAGAGTAACAAGTCAGGCAACCATCATGTGTATGTCATATGTCCAGTTCAGAGAAGATAAAAGTCCTTTTG ATCTGGAACTCTACAATGAAGCGCTAAAAATTATTCATGAATTCCCTGAATATTTCCCATTTGGTCCTACAAGAAACAATTGA